The Streptomyces sp. CC0208 genome window below encodes:
- a CDS encoding acyltransferase: protein MAKAPDSTAVADTEQEGADTAVGVRRPPAPVAPRVSRGFPSAVSRTGRVSGLDGLRTLAVALVIVHHVEPEALPGGAVAVDVFFTISGFVITRLLIAEYVRRGGISLMSFYRRRWLRLVPALLALCAVCVLLASTTSLWGFDGSLQAAGLSAAFLTNVVRAMEPGPYSDLTSPLAHTWSLGVEEQFYLLWPLALLLLLRRFRARTVLLCTAALCVLPLLWRCVLWTPEAAHRIYNGTDTRADQLLAGALVAVALARLRSDDPRLAVLRTWSARLAWPSLALLALIAWQVPVTEDLGAWTAAWYTLGFLAVAALSATLVTALELRPENRLSRLLALTPLAWVGRNLSYGIYLWHYPVVRLLASLGVQEGRLAATVVLTLLMALLSYYAIEKPFLRRAHKARTPVPALAAA from the coding sequence ATGGCGAAGGCACCGGACTCGACAGCCGTGGCGGACACCGAGCAGGAAGGAGCGGACACGGCGGTCGGTGTCCGCAGACCCCCGGCCCCGGTCGCACCCCGGGTGAGCCGGGGTTTTCCGTCCGCGGTGTCCCGCACCGGCCGGGTGAGCGGCCTGGACGGACTGCGCACCCTCGCGGTCGCGCTGGTCATCGTCCACCACGTGGAGCCCGAGGCGCTGCCGGGCGGCGCGGTCGCCGTGGACGTCTTCTTCACCATCAGCGGCTTCGTCATCACGCGCCTGCTGATCGCCGAGTACGTCCGCCGGGGCGGCATCTCCCTCATGTCGTTCTACCGCCGCCGCTGGCTGCGGCTCGTCCCCGCGCTGCTGGCGCTGTGCGCGGTCTGCGTGCTGCTCGCGTCGACGACGTCCCTGTGGGGCTTCGACGGTTCGCTCCAGGCCGCGGGCCTGTCGGCCGCCTTCCTCACCAACGTCGTACGGGCCATGGAGCCCGGCCCCTACTCCGACCTCACCAGCCCGCTCGCGCACACCTGGTCCCTGGGCGTGGAGGAGCAGTTCTACCTGCTGTGGCCGCTCGCCCTGCTCCTTCTCCTACGACGGTTCCGGGCCCGTACGGTCCTCCTGTGCACGGCCGCCCTGTGCGTGCTCCCCCTGCTCTGGCGCTGCGTCCTGTGGACCCCGGAGGCCGCCCACCGCATCTACAACGGCACCGACACCCGTGCCGACCAGCTGCTGGCCGGCGCCCTGGTGGCCGTGGCCCTGGCCCGCCTGCGCTCCGACGACCCGCGCCTGGCCGTCCTGCGCACCTGGTCCGCCCGCCTGGCCTGGCCCTCCCTCGCCCTGCTGGCCCTCATCGCCTGGCAGGTACCGGTCACCGAGGATCTCGGCGCCTGGACGGCCGCGTGGTACACCCTCGGCTTCCTCGCCGTGGCCGCCCTCTCCGCCACCCTGGTCACCGCCCTGGAACTACGCCCCGAGAACCGCCTGTCCCGCCTGCTGGCCCTGACCCCCCTGGCCTGGGTGGGCCGCAACCTCAGCTACGGCATCTATCTCTGGCACTACCCGGTCGTGCGGCTCCTCGCCTCCCTCGGCGTCCAGGAGGGCCGACTGGCCGCGACGGTGGTGCTGACCCTGTTGATGGCCCTGCTGTCGTACTACGCCATCGAGAAGCCGTTCCTGCGCCGGGCACACAAGGCGAGGACACCGGTGCCGGCACTGGCGGCGGCGTAG
- a CDS encoding DUF3533 domain-containing protein — MNAPSSPSAGSSPTEPAPKSPGFAAEFKDAVTFRAFGLVLGGLLVQLAFVLSYVGAFHSPTPERIPVAVVAPQQASAKIVAQLNSLDGEPVKATAAPSTAVAREWVMTRRTDAAFLFNPKGTEDTLLVASAGGPSVSQTATQIAQKIEASEKRRITVTDIRSPNSGDGRGMTSFYLVLGWVIGGYLTATIMGMASGSRPANRPRTLIRLAALIPYAVVSGVAGAVIVGPVFDALGGHFWALSAIGTLTVLASATTALALQTLLGLLGTGLVILLFVVLGNPSSGGVYPAPLLPPFWSAIGQALPPGAGTTLVRNTVYFSGHATSSALWVLGAYAVGGAVLAWGASWWREGRRSATEVGSGAEASATV; from the coding sequence GTGAACGCACCCTCCAGCCCTTCCGCCGGCTCGTCCCCCACCGAGCCGGCCCCCAAATCCCCTGGTTTCGCGGCGGAGTTCAAGGACGCCGTGACGTTCCGGGCCTTCGGCCTGGTCCTCGGCGGCCTGCTGGTCCAACTGGCCTTCGTCCTCTCGTACGTGGGCGCCTTCCACTCCCCCACTCCCGAGCGCATCCCCGTGGCCGTGGTGGCCCCCCAACAGGCGTCCGCGAAGATCGTGGCCCAGCTGAACTCGCTGGACGGCGAGCCGGTGAAGGCAACGGCGGCCCCCAGTACGGCCGTTGCCCGCGAGTGGGTCATGACGCGCCGCACGGACGCGGCCTTCCTCTTCAACCCGAAGGGCACCGAGGACACCCTGCTCGTCGCCTCGGCGGGCGGGCCGTCGGTCTCCCAGACGGCCACCCAGATCGCCCAGAAGATCGAGGCGTCCGAGAAGCGCCGGATCACGGTGACGGACATCCGCTCCCCCAACTCCGGTGACGGCCGCGGCATGACGTCCTTCTACCTGGTCCTGGGCTGGGTGATCGGCGGCTACCTCACCGCCACGATCATGGGTATGGCGTCCGGCTCCCGCCCGGCGAACCGCCCCCGCACCCTGATCCGCCTGGCGGCCCTGATCCCGTACGCGGTGGTGTCGGGCGTAGCAGGAGCGGTGATCGTCGGCCCGGTGTTCGACGCCCTGGGCGGACACTTCTGGGCCCTGAGCGCGATCGGCACCCTGACCGTCCTGGCCTCGGCGACCACGGCACTGGCCCTGCAGACCCTGCTGGGTCTGCTCGGCACCGGCCTGGTCATCCTCCTCTTCGTGGTCCTCGGCAACCCGAGCTCGGGCGGCGTCTACCCGGCCCCTCTCCTGCCGCCCTTCTGGAGCGCGATCGGCCAGGCGCTGCCGCCGGGCGCCGGTACCACACTGGTCCGCAACACGGTGTACTTCTCGGGACACGCGACGAGTTCGGCGCTGTGGGTGCTGGGGGCGTACGCGGTGGGCGGAGCCGTGCTGGCCTGGGGGGCGTCCTGGTGGCGGGAGGGGCGGAGGTCCGCCACGGAGGTGGGTTCCGGGGCGGAGGCCTCGGCGACTGTGTGA